One window of Nocardioides dongkuii genomic DNA carries:
- a CDS encoding Hsp20/alpha crystallin family protein yields the protein MSIQVRRESPSLLTELTNWMGATALDPQVRVEEWVEGDRRIIRADIPGVDPQRDIQLSVDGGMLHLRGERRAEKRERHRTEIRYGSFARVIPLPPGTRAQDISADYVDGVLTVSMPETTGSEAETIPVTTGSKKSEKD from the coding sequence ATGAGCATCCAGGTCCGGCGGGAGAGCCCGTCGCTGCTCACCGAGCTGACGAACTGGATGGGGGCCACGGCCCTCGACCCCCAGGTGCGGGTCGAGGAGTGGGTGGAAGGCGACCGCCGGATCATCCGCGCCGACATCCCCGGAGTCGACCCGCAGCGAGACATCCAGCTGTCGGTGGACGGCGGCATGCTCCACCTGCGCGGTGAACGGCGTGCCGAGAAGCGCGAGCGGCACCGCACCGAGATCCGGTACGGCAGCTTCGCGCGGGTGATCCCCCTCCCGCCCGGCACCCGGGCCCAGGACATCTCGGCCGACTACGTCGACGGCGTGCTGACGGTCTCGATGCCGGAGACGACCGGGTCCGAGGCCGAGACCATCCCCGTGACCACGGGCTCGAAGAAGTCCGAGAAGGACTAG